The following are encoded in a window of Oncorhynchus keta strain PuntledgeMale-10-30-2019 chromosome 10, Oket_V2, whole genome shotgun sequence genomic DNA:
- the LOC118389295 gene encoding uncharacterized protein LOC118389295 isoform X4 has protein sequence MMYLLRCLLLFYFSFNELTTAAEDILWVKTGEKFTMKCSTTLKDQDGMYLYVGLDRDREVLYYYQRDSKLSPRKRYWDRVKTEGPVDQLTITVSNLTIEDTGVYWCVYTKFNEATYENDINQGRGSTLVVVNGRYDALQLPCPTATAVTLAPFHPANEKPCPSGMESLQIIIIIIITSILTTVICAFIFLVWVAPPVKRCCNQGGYTPQVFSDSVYEDMARKHIYPPGTQQCF, from the exons ATGATGTACCTGCTGAGGTGTTTGCTGTTGTTCTACTTCTCATTCAATGAATTGACCACAGCAGCAG AAGACATTCTCTGGGTGAAGACGGGGGAGAAGTTTACCATGAAGTGCTCCACCACTCTAAAAGACCAGGATGGAATGTACCTGTATGTTGGGctggacagggacagggaagtGCTGTATTACTACCAGCGTGACTCCAAGCTGTCCCCCAGGAAACGCTACTGGGACAGAGTGAAGACTGAGGGACCTGTGGACCAACTGACCATCACCGTCAGTAACCTGACCATAGAGGACACAGGTGTCTACTGGTGTGTTTACACAAAATTCAATGAAGCCACATATGAAAATGACATCAACCAAGGAAGAGGCTCCACTCTGGTCGTGGTGAATGGTAGAT ACGATGCCCTACAGCTGCCATGCCCCACAGCTACTGCAGTAACACTGGCCCCCTTTCACCCAGCCAATGAGAAGCCGTGCCCATCCGGCATGGAAAGCCTtcagatcatcatcatcatcatcatcaccagcatCTTGACCACCGTGATATGTGCCTTCATCTTCCTCGTCTGGGTCGCTCCACCG GTGAAGAGGTGCTGTAACCAGGGAGGATACACACCACAGGTCTTTTCTGACTCGGTCTATGAAGACATGGCCCGGAAACACATTTATCCACCAGGCACACAGCAG TGTTTTTAG
- the LOC118389295 gene encoding uncharacterized protein LOC118389295 isoform X3: protein MMYLLRCLLLFYFSFNELTTAAEDILWVKTGEKFTMKCSTTLKDQDGMYLYVGLDRDREVLYYYQRDSKLSPRKRYWDRVKTEGPVDQLTITVSNLTIEDTGVYWCVYTKFNEATYENDINQGRGSTLVVVNDDALQLPCPTATAVTLAPFHPANEKPCPSGMESLQIIIIIIITSILTTVICAFIFLVWVAPPVKRCCNQGGYTPQVFSDSVYEDMARKHIYPPGTQQVESYPYSVSTKGGSRTTV from the exons ATGATGTACCTGCTGAGGTGTTTGCTGTTGTTCTACTTCTCATTCAATGAATTGACCACAGCAGCAG AAGACATTCTCTGGGTGAAGACGGGGGAGAAGTTTACCATGAAGTGCTCCACCACTCTAAAAGACCAGGATGGAATGTACCTGTATGTTGGGctggacagggacagggaagtGCTGTATTACTACCAGCGTGACTCCAAGCTGTCCCCCAGGAAACGCTACTGGGACAGAGTGAAGACTGAGGGACCTGTGGACCAACTGACCATCACCGTCAGTAACCTGACCATAGAGGACACAGGTGTCTACTGGTGTGTTTACACAAAATTCAATGAAGCCACATATGAAAATGACATCAACCAAGGAAGAGGCTCCACTCTGGTCGTGGTGAATG ACGATGCCCTACAGCTGCCATGCCCCACAGCTACTGCAGTAACACTGGCCCCCTTTCACCCAGCCAATGAGAAGCCGTGCCCATCCGGCATGGAAAGCCTtcagatcatcatcatcatcatcatcaccagcatCTTGACCACCGTGATATGTGCCTTCATCTTCCTCGTCTGGGTCGCTCCACCG GTGAAGAGGTGCTGTAACCAGGGAGGATACACACCACAGGTCTTTTCTGACTCGGTCTATGAAGACATGGCCCGGAAACACATTTATCCACCAGGCACACAGCAGGTAGAATCGTACCCCTATTCTGTGTCTACCAAAGGAGGAAGTAGGACCACTGTGTAG
- the LOC118389295 gene encoding uncharacterized protein LOC118389295 isoform X1, producing MMYLLRCLLLFYFSFNELTTAAEDILWVKTGEKFTMKCSTTLKDQDGMYLYVGLDRDREVLYYYQRDSKLSPRKRYWDRVKTEGPVDQLTITVSNLTIEDTGVYWCVYTKFNEATYENDINQGRGSTLVVVNGRYDALQLPCPTATAVTLAPFHPANEKPCPSGMESLQIIIIIIITSILTTVICAFIFLVWVAPPVKRCCNQGGYTPQVFSDSVYEDMARKHIYPPGTQQVESYPYSVSTKGGSRTTV from the exons ATGATGTACCTGCTGAGGTGTTTGCTGTTGTTCTACTTCTCATTCAATGAATTGACCACAGCAGCAG AAGACATTCTCTGGGTGAAGACGGGGGAGAAGTTTACCATGAAGTGCTCCACCACTCTAAAAGACCAGGATGGAATGTACCTGTATGTTGGGctggacagggacagggaagtGCTGTATTACTACCAGCGTGACTCCAAGCTGTCCCCCAGGAAACGCTACTGGGACAGAGTGAAGACTGAGGGACCTGTGGACCAACTGACCATCACCGTCAGTAACCTGACCATAGAGGACACAGGTGTCTACTGGTGTGTTTACACAAAATTCAATGAAGCCACATATGAAAATGACATCAACCAAGGAAGAGGCTCCACTCTGGTCGTGGTGAATGGTAGAT ACGATGCCCTACAGCTGCCATGCCCCACAGCTACTGCAGTAACACTGGCCCCCTTTCACCCAGCCAATGAGAAGCCGTGCCCATCCGGCATGGAAAGCCTtcagatcatcatcatcatcatcatcaccagcatCTTGACCACCGTGATATGTGCCTTCATCTTCCTCGTCTGGGTCGCTCCACCG GTGAAGAGGTGCTGTAACCAGGGAGGATACACACCACAGGTCTTTTCTGACTCGGTCTATGAAGACATGGCCCGGAAACACATTTATCCACCAGGCACACAGCAGGTAGAATCGTACCCCTATTCTGTGTCTACCAAAGGAGGAAGTAGGACCACTGTGTAG
- the LOC118389295 gene encoding uncharacterized protein LOC118389295 isoform X2: MMYLLRCLLLFYFSFNELTTAADILWVKTGEKFTMKCSTTLKDQDGMYLYVGLDRDREVLYYYQRDSKLSPRKRYWDRVKTEGPVDQLTITVSNLTIEDTGVYWCVYTKFNEATYENDINQGRGSTLVVVNGRYDALQLPCPTATAVTLAPFHPANEKPCPSGMESLQIIIIIIITSILTTVICAFIFLVWVAPPVKRCCNQGGYTPQVFSDSVYEDMARKHIYPPGTQQVESYPYSVSTKGGSRTTV; encoded by the exons ATGATGTACCTGCTGAGGTGTTTGCTGTTGTTCTACTTCTCATTCAATGAATTGACCACAGCAGCAG ACATTCTCTGGGTGAAGACGGGGGAGAAGTTTACCATGAAGTGCTCCACCACTCTAAAAGACCAGGATGGAATGTACCTGTATGTTGGGctggacagggacagggaagtGCTGTATTACTACCAGCGTGACTCCAAGCTGTCCCCCAGGAAACGCTACTGGGACAGAGTGAAGACTGAGGGACCTGTGGACCAACTGACCATCACCGTCAGTAACCTGACCATAGAGGACACAGGTGTCTACTGGTGTGTTTACACAAAATTCAATGAAGCCACATATGAAAATGACATCAACCAAGGAAGAGGCTCCACTCTGGTCGTGGTGAATGGTAGAT ACGATGCCCTACAGCTGCCATGCCCCACAGCTACTGCAGTAACACTGGCCCCCTTTCACCCAGCCAATGAGAAGCCGTGCCCATCCGGCATGGAAAGCCTtcagatcatcatcatcatcatcatcaccagcatCTTGACCACCGTGATATGTGCCTTCATCTTCCTCGTCTGGGTCGCTCCACCG GTGAAGAGGTGCTGTAACCAGGGAGGATACACACCACAGGTCTTTTCTGACTCGGTCTATGAAGACATGGCCCGGAAACACATTTATCCACCAGGCACACAGCAGGTAGAATCGTACCCCTATTCTGTGTCTACCAAAGGAGGAAGTAGGACCACTGTGTAG